The sequence ATTAAGTGGTTCAAGATTTGTTCTATATAGAGGAGCAGCTGCAAGATTAGAAAGAGCTATAATTAACTTTATGCTTGATGTTCATACTTTGGAAGAAGGTTACACAGAACATATAACTCCATTTATGGTTAAAGCAGAAGTTTGTGAAGGAACAGGGCAACTTCCAAAATTTGAAGAAGATATGTATAAAACAACTGATGATATGTACTTAATTTCTACTTCTGAAATTACTATGACAAATATCCATAGAAAAGAAATTTTAGAACAAGCTGAATTACCTAAATATTACACTGCTTATTCTCCTTGTTTCAGAAGAGAAGCAGGTTCTTATGGAAAAGATGTCAAAGGTTTAATAAGATTACACCAATTTAATAAGGTAGAAATGGTTAAAATAACAGATGCTGAATCTTCTTATGATGAACTTGAAAAAATGGTAAACAATGCTGAAACAATCTTACAAAGATTAGAATTACCTTATCGTGTAATTCAACTTTGTTCTGGAGATTTAGGTTTTAGTGCTGCTAAAACTTATGACTTAGAAGTTTGGTTACCATCTCAAAATAAATATAGAGAAATTTCTTCTTGTTCAAACTGTGAAGCATTTCAAGCTAGAAGAATGGGATTAAAATATAGAGTTCCTAATGGAAGTGAATTCTGTCATACTTTAAATGGTTCAGGACTTGCAGTAGGTAGAACATTGGTTGCTATTATGGAAAATTATCAACAAGAAGATGGTTCTTTCTTAGTTCCTAAGGTATTAATTCCTTATATGGGTGGAGTAGATGTTATTAAAAAGTAGTTTATTTATATTATTGCTGGTAAATATTTTTACCAGCAATTTGATTATCCTTTCTGCAATTTTAGTTGTAGTTCTTATTTTAAATCTTACATTAAATAAAAATTTAAAAAAACATAGCAAACAACTTAAAGTTTTACTATTCTTTTACTTGTCCACTTTTTTAATTCAGCTTTATTATGGACAACAAGGGAAAGTCTTATTTAAGTTTTATAGCTTCTATATAACACAAGAAGGACTTATAAATTTTGGAGTTAGTTTTATTAGAATTTTAAATTTAATTTTGATGTCTTGGCTTATAAATGAAATGAAATTGCTAACAGGTAGATTTAGTAAATACCAAAAAATCATTGATACTGTAATAGATTTAGTACCTGAGGTTTTTGTTCTATTTAAAAAGAGAATGAAAGCAAAGAATTTTACAAGGTATATATTAAAAGATATTAGTAAAAGATATGAATAAAAATAGGGGGGTTGTACTTAAAAGTTCAATCCCCTTAAAAAATATTTTTAATCGTCAATAAATGAATTTTTTAATATTTCTACTTTTACACCCTCTTTATCACTTGCTTTTAAAGATAATAAGCTATCTTGTGAAATCATAAGACTTGGGATAGTATGCCCACAATCAAAGTTATAAATAATAGGATAATCTCTTTTTCCTAATACTTCCTTAATAATATCTATATATTCAAGATTTGAGTTTTTATTGTTATACACTTCTGGTTTACCAAATATAAGTCCTTTTACCCCTTCAAAAACTCCACTTATTTTCAAAGTGTTTAAATTTCTTTCTTCCAAATCTATTGTAGCATTCATTTCTTCAAGAATTAATATTTTATTTCTAAAAGTTGGAACATATTCAGAAGCAAGAAGTGATACCAAAGTAGCTATATTTGCAACAATAACTTTTCCTTCAATTTCACCCTTATTTAAAATTTTCCAACCTTCATTCTTGGTATACTCTCTCTTTTTTGTTTTCCATTCATCAGTAAAAGCATTTAACAATTTATTAGAATAAAATTCAGGTTCTTCCAAAGAATAAGACTTTTTAAAAAATAAATTATCCAAAGTATTTTTTAAAAATGGAGATATACCCTCATACTCTCCAAAAGTAGGTATTAAACTTCCTCCATAAATTGGTTTTAAATTAGTCTTTTTTAAAATTGCCATTTGAATAGCAGTTATATCGCTATATCCAAAAAATTTCTTTTTACTTTTTTCAATTTCATCAAAATCTAAATATGGTAATAAACTTCCTGAATTATAGCCTCCTATCACAGGCATCATAATATCTATATCTTTATTTTTTACAAGATTCATCATTTCCTCTGCTCTTTCCTTTGCAGAAGCAGTTCTGTAACCTTGATATGTTTTATCTTTTACTAAATTTCCTTCTACTATTTCAAAACCCATATTTTCAAGTTGTTTCTTTGCAAATAAATATTTTCTTTCAAACCATATATGTGCAGGATTTGCTGGAGCATATACGCCTATCATTCTCTTTTCCATTTTACTTACCTCCAAAACATTATATTTTTAATAGTAGCCTTAAATCTTAATCTAGTCAATAAATAGTAAATTTTTATTTCACCAACACTTTCACTTTCTTATCTTCAAACACTCTAAATTTTTCTAATAAGTAAATAAACATACAGTTAATTACAAATGATGGTACTATTTCATAAATTACATTTCCTAAACCACTTGTTTTCCAAGCTATAACAGTTATTGTTGCTATTATCATAGATATCAAAACAGTTTTCCAATGTAAATCTTTCTTATATAATGTGAATAAAATAACTGGTGAGAACACTCCTCCAAAACCTGCCCAAGCATAAGAAACTAATTCTAATACTTTAGAACCTGGATTCATAGCAAGAAAGCCTGCTATAACAAATATTACGATTACACATAATCTTCCTACCCAAATCATTTCTTTATGAGATTTTTCTCTTTTAACTATATATTTATAGAAATCTTCTGTTAAAGTATTTGATGATACTAAAAGTTGAGAAGATATAGTTGACATTATTGCAGATAAGATTGCTGCAAATAATATTCCTGCTATCCAAGGATTAAATAATTTATGAATTAAGAATATAAATACCTTTTCAGCATCACCACCCATTTGAGAAACATCTGTGAAAACTCCTATTCCTGTTACACCCACTGCTATTGCCCCTAAAAGAGAAATAAATACCCAAATCATAGCTATAAGTCTTGATTTCCATAACTCATCTGCACTATCAATACTCATAAATCTAACAATTATATGAGGTTGTCCAAAATATCCTAATCCCCAACCTAAACCTGATATAATAACTGGCAGGCTTAAAACCTTAGCATATTTAAAAACATTTAAAGAAATATTTTTTACTTCCATTGCAGAACTAATTCCAACAATTCCACCACCATTAAAGTATGCAACTATTGGTACTACTATTATTGCAAAAAACATCAAACAACCTTGAAAAAAATCTGTCCAACAACAAGCTAAATAACCACCTAAAAAAGTATAGATAATTATTGTTCCTCCACCTATTAACACTCCCCATTTATAGTCAATTCCAAGAAGTGAATCAAACAATTTCCCTCCTGCAACTAAACCTGAAGCTGAATAGATAGTAAAGAAAAATAAGATTACTATTGCAGAAAATATCCTTATATAGCCCTTATTATCATTTAATTTTTGTGAAATAAATGAAGGTATAGTAAGTGAATTATGTTTTTCTGTTTGTATTCTTAAAGCAGGAGCTACAAATTTCCAGTTAAGATAAGTTCCTGTTGCTAAACCTATAACTATCCAAATTTCTGTAAGTCCACTTAAATATACTGCACCTGGTAACCCTAAAAGTAACCAACCACTCATATCACTTGCCTGTGCAGACATTGCTGTTACCCAATATCCAACCCCTCTATTTCCTAAAACATAAGATTCGTGAGTGGTGGTTTTTGAATAAAAATAGACTCCTATTAATATTAAAAATATTAAATAAATTCCAAATGTAATAAAAATCTCATAACTTGCCATTTTTAAATAACCTCCCTAAATAAAAAAACCATTAAGAAATTGTCCTAATGGTTAATATTATAAATAATAAAATATTTAAAATTATTTCCCATAGACACAGTCCAAAATATTTATATAACAAATTGGACTTGCATCTAGGTCAGAATAAACTAAATACAAATCCCTCTTAGGGAACTATCGGGTTTAATATAGTTGTATTGTAATTAATTAATCCTAACATAAATATTCTATCTCCTTTTTATTTTTATATAGTGTACATTATAGGTTATCTTTTTCTAATTGTCAATAGAATTTTTTATTAGATTACTTTTACTTTCCTATCCTATAATTTATAAACTTACTTTTTCATAATATCTACTATCAAGAGTTACAGTAACTTCTGAAAATTTTATTTCATAAACTTTTAAATCCTTAGAATATTTATCTATAATTTCAGCAAAATCTGCCATTTTATTAGAAAACTCTTCTCTTAAATCCAGTATAGACTTTCCACTTTCTCTCACATGCCCTCTCGCTCTTATATGCTCTCTTTTTCCTCTATTCACAGGTATAGTTGTAAATGAAATATTATTATTTTTCCAAAATTCACTTATCTTCTCTCTACCAGTGTAAGTTGCAAAATACATAACATTATTTTTTTCATCATAGTAATAATTTACTATTCTAACATTAGGAAAATCATGTATGCTTGTTGCTAAGGCTATTTCTTCACATTCATTTATCATTCTTAAAAACTCTTTTTTTGCTTCCATTCAATCAACTCCTTATTAAAAATTATTTATGTTTTATTGTATCACAATTTTATAATATAAAAAAATTTCTATTATAAAGTATTTTTAAAAATTAAATATATTTTCCTTATAATAAAAAACAGATGGGGATTAAATCTATTATTTTATAGAATATCTTAAAATTGTCTTTAATTTATCTGTTGAAGTTCTATTTTTGTTATTTAAATATATTTCTCTATGATAGTCACTAACCCTAACTAAATTTAACTTATTCATTAACTCTTCCATTTTTCCAAATGATATTGGTTCATTATCATAACTTCCTACATGTAAAATTTGAATTGATTTACCTTCTTCTAAGCTATTAAAATATATTTCATCATATAAAATACTCGGTTTCCTCTTTTTTACAACTTCCAATGCATCATTAAAATTTTTTTGAGTAATAAAATCTGGTTGTTTAATCATTATTGTATATTTTAACTTATTCTTATCTAACTTTTCTTCTTCTAGTTTTTTCCAAACACCTTCTAATGGGTACACTATGAAATCTTTTATTTTAGTATCTTTTTCTTCTTTCATCATATTTTTATATAGCATTTTTATTGAATATGCAAGTGAATATAATACTGATACTTTATTAGAAAAATTTGTTTCATTGGGATTACCAATCCCATCTATCATAATAAACTGTTGTTTTGGAATTTTTAAGATTTCTGCTTTTTCTTTTGTACCATAAATTTTCTTTTCTTCTTTTTTCCATTCATATTTCACAACTATTTATCTTCCTTGTACAATTTTTTATATTATACAAAGATAAATATGACATCATCTGTCAAGTTATATATATTTTTTAGCAAACTCATCTATTATATTTTTAAATTGTTTTCTAATCATAAGTCTCTATAATATATACTGGCAAGGGGAATAATACTGTTTTTTATTAAATACAAAGAAGAAGCTTTATTTGAAAAAGCTATTATAAATAGTTCAACCAGTTTAGAGAAATTTTCATCTGTTGAAGGCTGGCTTGAAGAATTAAAAATCAAAAGTAGTGAAGATACTGTACCAGAAGGGCTTGTTCCATCAATAACATATTTAGGTGTAAGAGAAATTGATAATTATGTTGTAGGAATGGTTGATATTAGATACTGTCTAAATGAATTTTTAACTCAAGTTGGTGGAAATATTGGTTATGATGTTAGAAAAAGTGAAAGAAATAAAGGTTATGCTAAACAAATACTAAAACTTGCACTAGAAAAATGCAAGGATTTAAAGATGAAAAAAGTTCTTATCACTTGTGATGAAGATAATATTGCCAGTGAAAAAGTTATTTTATCAGCTGAAGCTAAATTTGAAAATATTAAGTCTTTTGAAGGTAAAAATAAGAAAAGATTTTGGATTGATTTATAAAAAAATAGCACTTATTAAACTAAGTGCTATTTTGCTTTGCTTAAAAATCTTCCCAACCATCAATAGAAGAACTCATATTGTAGCTAGTAACTGTTCCTTCAAAGAAGTTAGATTTAACATTACCTTCCCCCTCAGTATCAGCAAATCTTTCTAAGTGTTTATATGGATTTTTATTGAAACCAGAGAATAAAGGCTCCAAACCTAATGATTTTAATCTTTCATTTGCAAGCCATTTCGTATAGGCTTCTGTTGTTTGAGAAGTTATTCCCAATACTCTGTTTCCAATTATATGTTCTGTCCATGTAATTTCTTGTTCAACAGCTGTTTTAAACATAGAATATATTGTTTCAGCTGAGAAGAAATTAGGGAAATCATTTTTTATTTCTTTAACCATACTTCTAAAAAGTACAACATGTGATAACTCATCTCTATTGATAAGTCTAATAATATCAGAAGTTCCTACCATTTTATTTCTACTTGCAAGCAAATAGAAGAAGTTAAAACCATTATAGAAATACAATGATTCTAGTAAGTAGTTTGCTATTATAACCTTAGCAAAATTTTCATCTGATTGTTCATCTATAAAATCTTGATATATCTTTGCAATAAAGCTATTTCTTTCAAATAATACCTTATCATCTCTCCATTTATCATAGATTAAATCTCTACTTTGTTTTGGAAGTATGGACTCTATTATATATTGATAAGATTGAGAGTGTATAGCTTCTTGAAAAGTTTGTATAGCCAGTAACAAATTCACTTCTGGTGCTGTTACATGGTCTGAAATATTAGGTATATTATTAGTTTGTATACTATCCAAGAAAATTAAAAATGATAATATACCATCATAGGCTTCTCTTTCAGGTACAGTTAGATTTTCATAGTCATTTTTGTCCTGTGTTAAATCAACTTTTTCTGGTATCCAGAAATTCGCCATCATAGTTCTATATAGTTGATTAGCCCATTGGTATCTAACATTATTCAAGTTAAAAAGGTTAGTTGAATTCCCTTTTATTATTTTTCTTGCATTTAATGTATCATCACCTTCTGGATTAAATAATTTCTTTCTATCCACTGCAGCTTTCACACTCCTCTTTATCTGAGATATTATTTGTATTCTTCTGTATTGTTCTTATATAGTAGACACTCTTACAGCCTTCTTCCCAAGCAGTCATTAAAGTGTCATATATATCTTTAGCTTTAATATCTTTATTTAAGTCAAACACCATTTCCATAGATACACCTTGTGTTACCCAAGAACCTATTTTTGCCATTATTTTTACATAGCTAATAGGATTTACATTTTTAAATTCAGGATAGAACCAAGCTCTATCTTTTAAATGTTTAACTGTTCTAGGTATTGCTCCTCTTTGATTCTTTTCAATGAAAAATCTTGAAAATGTTGGAGTTACAGAGGCAGTTGACCCCATTAGTAATGATGTTGATGTATTAGGTGCTATTGCTGTTAGCTCTCCATTTCTTAATCCATTAGTTTCAACTAAATAAAAGACTTCATTCCATTCATCTTTAAATTTAGAGTTAGTGTCATACCATTCTCTTTTCTTACCATAGAATATTCCTTGATCCCATTTAGAACCTTTAAAAGCCTTATATGCTCCTCTATCTTTTGCCAATAATGTAGAAGCCTTTATTGAATAAAGTGCTATTCTTTCAAATATTTCATTAATTTCATTGATAGACTCTTCATAGATCATATATTCTCTTGCCAAATAATCAGCAAGTCCCATAGCTCCTACACCTATTGTTCTATATAGTAAATTATGCTTATTTGACTCTTTTAATGGTGTTACTGTTAAATCTATTGTATTATCCAAAGCTCTTACAGCTAAGGCAACATATTTTTCTAATTCTTCAGAAGTAAGTTCTGCCAAATTTATAGAAATCAAATTACAAGTGTGAATTTCTCCCATTTCACTTTTTCTTATAGAAGTATTTCCATCTTCTTCTTCAACAAAATTTATAGTCGGCTTGAAGTTTGAAAAACTTTCCATACATAGATTTCCATTCCCTATCATTCCCATATGAGAATTATGGTTTACTTCATTTGCTCTATCTTTAAAGAAGATATATGGCATACCTGTTTCTAATTGAGTTTTCATTATGCTTTTAAATAGCTCTTTGGCACTTAAAACCTTTTTTAACTTTATATTAGGATCATTCTCTATCTTTTCGTATAGATTTTCAAATTCATAGCCATAAAGCTCACAAAGTTCAATTCCATATTTTTTTCTTATTTCATATGGATCAAGTAAAGTCCAAGTTTCATTATTTTTTACTCTTTTCATAAATAAGTTTGAACATACAACTTGTGGATAAATATCATAAGCCTTTCCTCTTTGGTCTCCATTTTCTGTTTGAAGCTCTAAGAAAGTTTCTATATCCAAATGCCAAGTATCAAGTGCAACTGTTACTGCTC is a genomic window of Fusobacterium nucleatum containing:
- the serS gene encoding serine--tRNA ligase translates to MLELKFMRENVEMLKEMLKNRNSNVDMDAFVELDSKRREVLSEVENLKRERNNASAEIANLKKEKKNADHIIEKMGEVSTKIKDLDAELVEIDEKIKDIQLNIPNVYHPSTPIGPDEDYNLEIRKWGIPKKFDFEPKSHWDIGEDLGILDFERGAKLSGSRFVLYRGAAARLERAIINFMLDVHTLEEGYTEHITPFMVKAEVCEGTGQLPKFEEDMYKTTDDMYLISTSEITMTNIHRKEILEQAELPKYYTAYSPCFRREAGSYGKDVKGLIRLHQFNKVEMVKITDAESSYDELEKMVNNAETILQRLELPYRVIQLCSGDLGFSAAKTYDLEVWLPSQNKYREISSCSNCEAFQARRMGLKYRVPNGSEFCHTLNGSGLAVGRTLVAIMENYQQEDGSFLVPKVLIPYMGGVDVIKK
- a CDS encoding CbiQ family ECF transporter T component — protein: MLLKSSLFILLLVNIFTSNLIILSAILVVVLILNLTLNKNLKKHSKQLKVLLFFYLSTFLIQLYYGQQGKVLFKFYSFYITQEGLINFGVSFIRILNLILMSWLINEMKLLTGRFSKYQKIIDTVIDLVPEVFVLFKKRMKAKNFTRYILKDISKRYE
- a CDS encoding S66 family peptidase gives rise to the protein MEKRMIGVYAPANPAHIWFERKYLFAKKQLENMGFEIVEGNLVKDKTYQGYRTASAKERAEEMMNLVKNKDIDIMMPVIGGYNSGSLLPYLDFDEIEKSKKKFFGYSDITAIQMAILKKTNLKPIYGGSLIPTFGEYEGISPFLKNTLDNLFFKKSYSLEEPEFYSNKLLNAFTDEWKTKKREYTKNEGWKILNKGEIEGKVIVANIATLVSLLASEYVPTFRNKILILEEMNATIDLEERNLNTLKISGVFEGVKGLIFGKPEVYNNKNSNLEYIDIIKEVLGKRDYPIIYNFDCGHTIPSLMISQDSLLSLKASDKEGVKVEILKNSFIDD
- the putP gene encoding sodium/proline symporter PutP, with translation MASYEIFITFGIYLIFLILIGVYFYSKTTTHESYVLGNRGVGYWVTAMSAQASDMSGWLLLGLPGAVYLSGLTEIWIVIGLATGTYLNWKFVAPALRIQTEKHNSLTIPSFISQKLNDNKGYIRIFSAIVILFFFTIYSASGLVAGGKLFDSLLGIDYKWGVLIGGGTIIIYTFLGGYLACCWTDFFQGCLMFFAIIVVPIVAYFNGGGIVGISSAMEVKNISLNVFKYAKVLSLPVIISGLGWGLGYFGQPHIIVRFMSIDSADELWKSRLIAMIWVFISLLGAIAVGVTGIGVFTDVSQMGGDAEKVFIFLIHKLFNPWIAGILFAAILSAIMSTISSQLLVSSNTLTEDFYKYIVKREKSHKEMIWVGRLCVIVIFVIAGFLAMNPGSKVLELVSYAWAGFGGVFSPVILFTLYKKDLHWKTVLISMIIATITVIAWKTSGLGNVIYEIVPSFVINCMFIYLLEKFRVFEDKKVKVLVK
- a CDS encoding pyridoxamine 5'-phosphate oxidase family protein, with protein sequence MEAKKEFLRMINECEEIALATSIHDFPNVRIVNYYYDEKNNVMYFATYTGREKISEFWKNNNISFTTIPVNRGKREHIRARGHVRESGKSILDLREEFSNKMADFAEIIDKYSKDLKVYEIKFSEVTVTLDSRYYEKVSL
- a CDS encoding GyrI-like domain-containing protein, whose translation is MKYEWKKEEKKIYGTKEKAEILKIPKQQFIMIDGIGNPNETNFSNKVSVLYSLAYSIKMLYKNMMKEEKDTKIKDFIVYPLEGVWKKLEEEKLDKNKLKYTIMIKQPDFITQKNFNDALEVVKKRKPSILYDEIYFNSLEEGKSIQILHVGSYDNEPISFGKMEELMNKLNLVRVSDYHREIYLNNKNRTSTDKLKTILRYSIK
- a CDS encoding GNAT family N-acetyltransferase, which codes for MLARGIILFFIKYKEEALFEKAIINSSTSLEKFSSVEGWLEELKIKSSEDTVPEGLVPSITYLGVREIDNYVVGMVDIRYCLNEFLTQVGGNIGYDVRKSERNKGYAKQILKLALEKCKDLKMKKVLITCDEDNIASEKVILSAEAKFENIKSFEGKNKKRFWIDL
- a CDS encoding ribonucleotide-diphosphate reductase subunit beta; translated protein: MDRKKLFNPEGDDTLNARKIIKGNSTNLFNLNNVRYQWANQLYRTMMANFWIPEKVDLTQDKNDYENLTVPEREAYDGILSFLIFLDSIQTNNIPNISDHVTAPEVNLLLAIQTFQEAIHSQSYQYIIESILPKQSRDLIYDKWRDDKVLFERNSFIAKIYQDFIDEQSDENFAKVIIANYLLESLYFYNGFNFFYLLASRNKMVGTSDIIRLINRDELSHVVLFRSMVKEIKNDFPNFFSAETIYSMFKTAVEQEITWTEHIIGNRVLGITSQTTEAYTKWLANERLKSLGLEPLFSGFNKNPYKHLERFADTEGEGNVKSNFFEGTVTSYNMSSSIDGWEDF
- a CDS encoding ribonucleoside-diphosphate reductase subunit alpha, with product MSMERRKVINRDNIVEDLNIEKIREKLLRACDGLEVNMVELESNIDSIYEENITTQKIQASLINTAVTMTTFEESDWAYVAGRLLMMEAEREVYHSRGFSYGDFSKTIRKMTELELYDERLLSYTEEELHQIAQLIDINRDMVYDYAGANMLVNRYLIKYDGKTYELPQETFMAISMMLALNEKEGETRVEIVKEFYNALSLRKLSLATPILANLRIPDGNLSSCFITAIDDNIESIFYNIDSIAKISKNGGGVGVNVSRIRAKGSMVNGYYNASGGVVPWIRIINDTAVAVNQQGRRAGAVTVALDTWHLDIETFLELQTENGDQRGKAYDIYPQVVCSNLFMKRVKNNETWTLLDPYEIRKKYGIELCELYGYEFENLYEKIENDPNIKLKKVLSAKELFKSIMKTQLETGMPYIFFKDRANEVNHNSHMGMIGNGNLCMESFSNFKPTINFVEEEDGNTSIRKSEMGEIHTCNLISINLAELTSEELEKYVALAVRALDNTIDLTVTPLKESNKHNLLYRTIGVGAMGLADYLAREYMIYEESINEINEIFERIALYSIKASTLLAKDRGAYKAFKGSKWDQGIFYGKKREWYDTNSKFKDEWNEVFYLVETNGLRNGELTAIAPNTSTSLLMGSTASVTPTFSRFFIEKNQRGAIPRTVKHLKDRAWFYPEFKNVNPISYVKIMAKIGSWVTQGVSMEMVFDLNKDIKAKDIYDTLMTAWEEGCKSVYYIRTIQKNTNNISDKEECESCSG